The following nucleotide sequence is from Leopardus geoffroyi isolate Oge1 chromosome A1, O.geoffroyi_Oge1_pat1.0, whole genome shotgun sequence.
GAATAGATTTGATGCCATCTGTATAAGGCAAGTTCCCACAATCTGGGCAGGATGAAAGGTACTCCAGTGCCTTATCTATAATCGTTTATCTTACATCTAGTTTCttacacaaatatatttagagGAGATTTCTCAACATAGTGGAGCTAGCTGATGAGGCAAGAGTGAACAAGACAGTCACAGTCttcttttgtcctttcttcttcctgaatgGGCAATCTGTGGTAGGTTATGGTGACTTTTGTGTGTAAGATAGCTTCccttatcaacaatagccaaattatggaaagagcccaaatgcccattgatggataaatggataaagaagatgtggtatatacatatatacaactgaatactactcagccataaaaaagaatgaaatcttgccctttgcaatgacatggatggaactagagtttaTTActctaagcaaaataaatcagccagagaaagtcaaatactgtaagattttcacacatatgtggaatttaagaaacaaaacagataaacataggcgaaagaaaaaaagagagggaggtaaaccataagagagactcttaacaataagaacaaactgagggttgttggaggggaggtgggcagggatgggctaaatgggtgatgggcattcaggaaggcacttgttggggtgagcagtgcatgttatatataaatgGTGAATCAGTCAACTGTATTCCTGAATCTAAGGTTACACTGttatgaaatataaaagatgGCTTCCCAGACTGCTCTAAGCCTGATCTTTCTAGTAGTatctcttcctgcttctttgaAGGATCAATTGAATATTCAAAATCACAGGCATTTTTAAATGCTGCATAGAGGATTATTATCCCCTAGCTTTGCCAACACATATCTGTTAACATGTTACTTTCTGCTGATTTCTGAGATAGGGTAAAGAAGGTAAAATCTTCTGTATTGGAGAGTAAGGAATTCAGAAGTTAGGGCATTATAGCTGTTCTTTCTCAAAGGGGAGGATCTAGGGTATGGTCTTTGGTtccaggtcttctgcccattagAAAAACAGACAGTGGGGCTGTGtgtcataaacattttaaagagtttCTTTACAGAATTCTTTGAGAAtgaccggggaggggggggtggtgcggggaGGGTTCCATTTTGTAATGCTTAGCTCTAACATTTTCAATAGGTCAACAAAAGAGAGTGCTTCAAAAacccttttaaaaattgcatcaGTGATGGATTCTGGTCCaacatgtaaagagcttggaaggTGTCACCCACATCTTCACAGCAAGAAAAGAATCTGAATGAACTGAAAATGAATAACTTAGGTCTGTCAGAGGTCACAGGGAAACCACTGACTGAAACCCAAAAAGACTGGCTGATGTTGAGAATTACAGCCGCTGTAATTGAGTGGCAAAAGCCGCTGCTGGACAGCAAGAGGTGTCTAAGGATAATTGGCCTATTTATTGCTAGAGAGAATGTTAACTAGCTCTGAGTTAAGAAAAACTCTGAGTGCCCACACATATGGGAACTCTCATACTGTCATGTATTTTACTTCCAGGAGACCCAATAGGTTCTGAGgatgaaaattagagaaaaatcccCTAGTGCTTCTGTCAGGAGAttaataaccattttaaaatattcaaagccCGTTTGGTTATTCTTAATAAAGGCCTTACACTCAAGGAACATGAATGTACCCTTGTCTGATTTGAGTTTTCTAGGGTCTATCAACATGGAGGAAGGGAAATTATGCATAACATAGACTACATTACTTAAAGCACCCTTTTCCACCCTTGATTTTGGcacatataaaaagtatatataaccTAGATCATCCTTGTTCTGTTGTATCAAAATCTCCAGGACAAATATCCTGCACCTAAAATTTTAGCAAGAACCCACAGTAAGGCAAACATTGACAGACACTTTTAGTCCTAAAAAGTGCTGACATTTGAAAGAAATACAGCTTCTGTACAGAGGTTTGGGCAGGAGTTGCTGTGTTTTTTAAGGTACAGGTGAAGCCAACATTTCAGAGGCAAAAAAGAGTATAGCACTTAAATATGCTTtaaataatttgtgattttacttttttttttaatgtaatggcTCCAAGATGAATGGATAGACTTGGGCTGGATGGGGCCCTGCCATCTGCAACTTAAGTCTTTCATGGACTGAGTTCTATTGGTATATTTTCTATATCTAATATAAAAAgaccaattttttaatgtttatttattctgagagagagagagagacagagcatgcgtgggggaggggcagagagagagagagagacacagcatccaaagcaggctccaggccctgcgctgtcagcacagagccccacgcagggcttgaactcatgagccatgagatcataacctgagctgaggtctgacgctcaaccgactgagccacccaggcgcccccaattttttaaGCTTGGAGCAATAGGCTTGAAATAGACTAGGcctgctgaattttatcaaataaactTTCATGGTGTAAAACCCAAAGTTGTGGCTCTATACAGTTACAAGTGTTTGATGGCACTTCTGAACCCCTACAAGAAAATTATGTCCCAAATGTGCTTAAAGTAAAATGTTGTTCAGTAATActcttttggtatttttataattaatgattCACCTGTGTTAGATTAGATGTTCTTATAACTGAATATAAATTGTTCAACAGGCCAAATAAGGTCATCACCTCTCTTTAAAAGTTTTggctttggggctcctgggtggctcagttggttgagtgacttgattttggctcaagtcacaatctcatggctctgagttcaagccccacgtcaggctctgtgctgacagctcggagcctggaacctgctttggattctttgtctccctctttctctgcccttctcctgctcgtgctctgactttctcaaaaataaataaacatttaaaaaaagaaagaaagaaataaaattcttataaGAATGTAGGGCTTAGAATTACAATAGCATggtattaaaacaaatattctcCTAACATTTTAAGAGTTTTCTGTCCTGGACAAGTTAGACTAGAATGCTCTGGCCCAGATACATTTGTATTGATCATTGCCAGAGACATCTTTTAAAGTATGGTATAGGTTGCAAAATGCCTTCGGTTTCTTCTGAGACAGAAGGTGAACTGGAGGAATTCAGTCTTCCTTGAAATACGGACAAATGTGAACTTTTGTTACTCTATTTTCAACAGTATGaagtttaacacacacacacacacacacacacacacacacacacacaacattatTCAGCGACCCGGTGGTGGAGTTCATGTACATGTGTCAGTTGgtgttttacatatttatgtaaaattcaggTAACTCGCTGTTATTGCCCAAAATAGTGGATTTCTTTGCCCACAATTTGTAGGGCTGTGGCACTGGGAGACTGAGAACTGCTCTTACTTCTCAttaattccttccttctcccttaaCATCTCTATTATGTTAAAGATACATTCTTCTCCTTCCTGTCTTACCTCTGATGCAAGTTGaataatatcttcatttttttttttttactggaactTTTAACTCACACATCTAACATCCCTTGTactggataattaaaaaaaaaaaaagtcttgtggCCTTCTGGGATTTACAGGCTGTCTCTCCTGCTCTTAATAGCGGCAGATGAATACATATAGGAGGAGAGGTCTAGTGTAAGAGACATGAAGGGCTTCACAATAATTTCAGCTGTagacttcagtttcctttttcctcaaaTGTCCTGCATCAGAAGAATTGATCTGTCACAGAAGCTTCTGATGGTGTCTATGTCAATAATTCAAAGAGCCACTGTCAGAATAATTTTCACTTAACTAGAATAATGGAGCACTTTCTGCACTCGCCAGATTTTATGTTCTTCCATTAAATTGGAACTGAGCAGTGCTACACTTGAACTTTCCTTTCTGAGTCCTAGCTTTTGCCACTGTTTAAAAAAGACAGGTTCGATTATGGTGGCAAAAGCAAGCCTAACACCCAATTCCGACTGCaaactgttttaatattttattctttacatcTGAGACACAGGGATTGTTACTCCCACACTTAAAATAAAGAAGCTGTATATTAGGAAATCTAAATATTGTGTCATGATTACTGAGTGGTAGATGGGAACTGAAATCAAGTCTTTCAATTGCCAAGACTCCAGAAATCTGATTGTGAAGGAGATTAGTGAATTAGGAAGACAATGGCTGATTAAATCTTACCCTACTTCAAAACCTCCAATGTTACCCACTTACCTTATTTATATAACTTAAGGCATTGCCCCATGTGGTCTCAGTTTCATTCCtgtgaatattctttatttttttccaggtttgttGAGATtgaactgacatataacattgtgtaagtttaagatgtataATGTGATGATTggatacaaatatatattgagaaatgattAACACAGGAAGTCGGTCTCTCCTGTGCCTCCTATACACATCCTATCCTTTAGGCGAGGGTCCAAAGCTGGCTACACCATTGCTCCTCTGGCAGTTTTTCAAACATACCATCACGCAGGCTTTGGGTACAAACAGTTGATTCACACTCTCGGCGGTGAGATCAAACAGCGATAAAAGGTCTCCAGCTGATATCAATTCCTGGCTGGAAATTTGTACTATAGTTTCACAAGATGCTTTCATTGGGAGAAACTGGTTAGAGAATGTAGGAGAACTCTGTATCATTTCTTACAACTGTATTGACTCTATAAGTATGTCAAAACAAGAAGCTTAAATTTAAACTTTCAGGAGagcctaaatttaaaataaatctccaattGAGTCTATGTGCTCTGGTGTTGCAAAATACTGAGGGTCTAGGCAAGTATCAAATTACAGTTCACAAAACTTCTTGTCTTTGCTGGCTTTGATTCTCCTGTCCTTTCCAACTCAATAGCTTGGAAAgcttacatgtattttctctatcTTAGTATCTATGATTATTCTTATTACCTTTTCCCATCCTCATACTTGTGTATTCATCAAGATCAAATTGTCCCAAGCCTCTTGCTGAGGGAACAACTGGGACATCTTTATGACACAGAACACAGAATACTTCAAGGTCTTACCTACTAGGGATCATCTGTTTTAGCCCATCTGGCTCCTCACCAATAGACTCATAAAGGAGACTCCTCTGCTGGGTGGCAGTGgttgagaaaaaaagatgagcaaaatAGACACAGTCCCTAGAGATGTGGGCCTTATTCTCTCCACTGCCTTCTCTGCTTCCGGTCAGTGAGGTAGGACATGTATAAAGGTAGCCGTGGTCCACAGCATTGCTGTGAGGATTGTTCCAGGTCACTCCTTCCTGTAATAACTATTTCCATGTTCTCTGGAAAAACTGAGACTCCAAAGTACCTTTTCCCTTCAAGGGCAGCCAGGTTCCTTGTGGGCTGTGCCAAAGCATCTGGGAATAAGCAGCTCCTTCTTGAATGTGCTAAGAGGATTTTTCTTGGGATTGCCCTCATGTCTCTAGAAGGCctttttttcacatatatgtCCTACTGAATATGAGAGTTggacaaaggaaaatgagaatgcATGGTCTACCTTAATTAGGAATctaagaattaattaattaattaggaaTTCAGTGGGTGGGAGGGGTTTCTAGGTCAGTCAGAAACTTTTATCTGGAAATAGGAAATTTATCCCTGTGCCATGTGTTATAAACCTGCCAAAGTTTCCTTCCACAGAATTGATAAAATGTCTCTCTTCTCATCGTGGATCAAAGCTATTTTCATCATTGCCTTGGCATTTCCTCTTCATTCTGGTGAGTATATTTTCCAATTCGAGGTGAAATATTTCATATCTTAGAAAAATGCAGGAAATAACCGCTGTAATCTAGGAATGAAGGAGCTTTTTGGAAACATCTAAACTGATGAAGCGATAAAAGGCACATtacaaatgtcttttaaaaattgtgtcagTGGATTGTTTTTCCTCACTTCCTATTTTGGACAGGTGAAGACAGAATAATGGGTTAGAATGGGCAGCAGAAGTTCGCTCTTCATTCATCTATGACTAAAGACCATGACCCaaatccttcccccccccccctttttggaTGTCAAATTCCATGGTTGATAAATACAAACTGTGAGGAGGAATGATCTCTTCTGGGTCTGCTGTTGGTTAACGTCCTGACTTCTTGACCACTCACCGAGTTCCTGAAGATAGGCCTTTGTTTAAGGAGAGACATGTTGACTCCTCTGGTAAAAGTTATCTTTCTTAAAGCTCAGGATAGACCATGAATTTCAGAAGAAGGCATCTGTGTTCTATTGGATAGATGCACATATTTAGGTCAGAGTACTGATTAAGCACTAACtgatttcttcatatttaagtgACATACTCTAACGCATTGTCTACTCAGTCTTGGATGTGTCGTCTACAAAACTTGGGGGGAAAACTCTGCTATCTTCAAAAAAGGATGTCAgggattattaaaaattatacatcaaattatttttcaaagagtgaGAATAACTGGGGATTTCAAACAATTTCCAAATGTGATAATGATCAgtggattttttattttgctaatggCACAAAAGTCTTGCCTCATTACTTGCTGGGTGTTGAGTAGCAATTCACATAGGTGTCTGCTATTAAGAGATGGGCTCTGTTTACCACAGACCAttctgcttcttcctcctccccaccccacttcctcTGCATCTTCCTCTTCcgccttctccttcttctttccttgttctccttctcttttcccttctcctcttcctcttcttcttaatttttaattttttcatctatttgttGGTTGCAGAAACTTCTTTGGCACCTATGCCAGAAGCCAGAAGTATGGTAAGTGAAAAAGGATggaagttggaaaaaataaagtaaataattagtttattttattataaattttaatagcaaaattCATCAAACAAATGTACAAGGAGatctttcaaaaagtaaaaaaaaaaaaaaaaaagtatcattatTGCACTGAAGTCAAGAAATAGAAACGTAGCAGCCACATAAAACCATTACCTAGACAACACAAAAATGTTCATCTCCCATTACACAAAAATTCAGTTAATGTGCACAAATATGTCATACAAGCATCTGAGAAAGGTCAAATGGTGTTGACAGTAGAAGTGTTCATTTTAGCAAAACGAAGgttttaaagacacaaataaatatataaccaaaatatgcattttaaggGTGgatcaaataattatatatatacttagtgGAATATCAAATAGAGGTGAAAAATTAAACTACAGATTTATGTATATGAATAAACAGAGAAATTTAAGCAGATATAAGCATGCAcacatattgtttatttatgtaaattgCAATACTGTCAATACTAAACAAATTGCGTTTATATTCATATGtttatacacacccacacacaaacacacacacagacacacacatacatagtgaAATTATCAAGAAAGACAGGGGagtgataaatagaaaaattcagtTTCATGATTTCTTCTAGAGTTTGGAAGGAGAAAGACGTGAAGGGAAGTAAAGATGGTGGTCACTAAATTAGAAAACCACATTCAGCCAGTTctaagaccttttaaaaaaagtttgtaaacTTTGTTTACACGTTTGTAAAGACATTTtagtatcttattttttaagtggcaTGTCTTCATTCTTATAGGTGTTAGTGTTGTAgatgtttgttttcaaaactaCCTACagactataatttttaattttgatgcgtaacatttctttcttttttatgtttatttctttatttggagggagagaggagagagagtgtacacatgcaagcaggggaggggcagcaagagagggagagaggatcctgAGCTGCTTCCGGAAGTGGTGCACGGgctctgatcatgacctgagctgaaatcaagagtctgaaacttaaccaactgagccacccaggcatcccaatgtGTAGCATTTCAtatgaagattaaagaaaattttagagtTTCTTTCCCTGATAAATTTTATTGTATCTCTATGTTTAACAGCCACAATGTGGACCATATTCAGATGAGCAAGATTATTGCACCAGAGAATGGGATCCAATCTGTGCGAACAATGGAAAAACTTATGGAAATACATGTGCTTTCTGCAGGGAAAAGAAGTAAGTACACAATAGTGAATATTTGCTCTTCAAAAGTATGAAGAAACCATCACAAAAGGATCACAAAATCCATGTTGCCAATAACCTAGGCACAACATATATAGACAGTAACTGTAAGATGCCTGTAAAAAATTAGGGGCCACACTTGTATCTTTCCCTGAAGTTCTTgtttctgaaatttaattttgtatgtgaGCTCTCACTATAATTTTGCTTCATACTGTGCAAAGGTATGAATCAATTAATTGAACTTAATTGAGAATTACTAATGACAGACTAGCAATCACTATGATGTAATTCCAAAGCCCAGATGCAGAACACTAGATCTCTGAGGTGGCCATGATCCTGACCCTTGCAGACCTCTATCTGCAGGGAGCATAGTCATGCAAGAAACTGAACTAACCTTTACAGTTTGAAATCCATCAAAATGGGCCCATTCATCTAGAAAGAAGCTCTTCTGATGGCCAAGTTTGTCTCATAAACTCCAGGATAGCCTCCAAATATCTTCCTTGGAGGGCAGGACATTCTAGAACACTCCCATCAAatctcccttcctgtccccctcactctgAAAAAGTTTGCCGTCTGATGGCTGGTTTGTCCaaccttcccacctcccccccccctcatttTCTCTCACAAGTGTTTGCTTTCACACATCTTTGCACATTTAAGCCCCTAAATTGGCCTCTGTTTCCAGAGAACTATTAAGACAGTCTCCATTATCTCCTCTCTCAGATCTGGGTGCATCCCCAAAGACTGAGTCAAAACTGACTCAGAATGTAGGAAGAGTCAAGCAACCCGATAAGGGAAGAGGACATGGGCCAGACCCTAGTAGCCAAACCCAGCTGCTTCCAGAAGTGGTGCACAGGCTCCAAATCATGTTCCATGTTCAAACCCCTCCTATTGAGAAGTGCTTTGTTATCATCATGTTTCACATACGAACTATATTCTGCATGCGTATCATCTGACTTTCTCCACCATAGAAATGGATTCAATTTGTGCAACCAATGATCACATTTATAGCAATGAAGGTATTGTCTTCAGTGATACTACCTGGGGAGTTTAAAAGatctcttttaaataaagttttcattttagaataactttaaattttcagaaaaatctaAGAGATAGTATCAGCTTTCTATATCTTTTATCCAGTCTTTCCTAAGGTTAATACCTTATAGAACCCTGGCAAACTTCTcgaaactaagaaattaacattgttaTATCACTATTAACTAACCTACAGGATTTATTTGGATTCCACAACCTTTTCCATtaatgtacttctttttttttaacattttttaaatgtggcacactttatttctttcctaaaactttttaatttactttttttttcccccgtctCTTGCTTTCTCTACAGGAAAAATGGTGACGAATTTGATTTTGTGCATTTTGGTTACTGTTGAATATTGATCACACTGTAGCTTTCATTGTCATCACATTTTGTGATACATTCCACAGCCATTTAGAATATTCTCAATCAGAGCCTTCAATTCATAGGTGACCAGGTACATCCTATGAACAGAAGATGAAATACAGagcatttaaacttttttccaACTCTACATTCCTGTCATTTCAGGATTTTTAATTCTCTATGCTCAATTATTCAATGATAATTTGAAAAACTAATGTCTTAATTGCATGTTTGATAGCATAAAAAgtagcataatttaaaaaaataaatgtttaactcattaaaatgtttaattgttgttgtctttcttaaaataccctttcttggggtacctgggtggctcactcagttgagcatatgactttggtccaggtcatgatctcacagctgggaGTTTGAACCcagcattgggctgtgtgctgacaggtcatagcctggagcctgctttggattctgtgtctccctctgtctctgcccctcccctgctctctctcttcctctcaaaaataaataaaacatttaaaaaattttaaaactaaaataaaataaaataccctttCTTTAACTGAGCCATGAGTTAAGACATGTGCATACTTTTGGCAACTATTATCAAAGCAATTTTCAGAGGTGAACAAGTAATATATTACATGAGTGTttaacaaaaatacagattcttgggTCCTTTCTGTTTTAGACAATCAAAATTTCCAAGAAATGGAGGTCTGGGAAATTGAATTCTAGAAACGCCCAAGGTTAATGTTATGGTCATGAAAGCTAGGCAATAAGAACTTAATTGTTTAGTTAATTAATAAGAGCTTAAATTTTGTAattgaatgaattaaagaatGTGCTCAAAGATACTGCAAGATTTCTAAGgcttaggaaatatttattgtattattttctttctcacgAATAAGTCAAGAGTTGAGTGAGTAATGCCAGATGATACTAGGATATCCATTGGTGGTGAAAGTCtgatgcttttccttttccttccatctctcacCTAACAAGAACAGCTTTTAGCTAAGTGGCCAAATGCTCATTTCAAGCCCAATTTTGATGACAGAGATGTAGATTGACTACTGGAAGATAAGTATCAACCTGCCATACACAGTACATCAAGCATGCTCATTTTtggttaaaagttttttttcacagttttattgAAGTGTGTGATCTATGTAGGGGCTATTTCTTTGCTTACAATCTTTAGGATTAATTCTTAATGAAAATATCTGTTGGAAtgtacttttttgagagagagagcgggagagagagcacacatgagcaggggacaggggcacgggagatagagaatcttcagcaggctccattctcagtacagagcctgatgtggggctcaatcccatgaccctgggatcacgacctgagccgaaatcaagagtcagatgctcaaccgactgggccacccagtcgcccctggaGTATACAGTTTTTGAGTCACATTGTAAAAAAGCATTCAGCCAGTTTCATGACCTTATTCTTTATagaaatttcgtattaaaaaattgttttcaaaacgcaaataaatatcaaaataagatatcacctcacaccccttcagatggctactatcaaagaagcagaaaataacaagtattggcaaagacATAGAGAAATTAGAACTCCTAGGCTCTAttggtggaatgtaaaatggtacagccagtATGCAAAACAGTATgatgattcctcaaaaagttaaaaatagaatgatcatatgacccagtaatttcacttctgggtatacatataaagaattgaaagcagggagtCAAACAGATACTCACATactcatgttcacagcagcattactcacaatagccaaaaggtagaagcagagCAAGCGGCCATCAGTGGgggaacagagaaacaaaatgtggtgcaTACATATCAGGAAATATTATTGAGGAAGGAAAGTCTGACACAAGctacaaaaatggataaacattgaaaacgttatgctaagtgcaataagccagTTATGAAAGAATGAAGACTGTGACTCCACTTACATGACgtacctaaagtagtcaaattcatagagacagaaagcagaatggtggcttccagagactgggggagggaggaatgaggagTTATGGTTTGATGAGTATGGAGTTTCAATTTGGAAGGGTGGAAAAAGTTCTAAAAATGGATATTTGTGAAGGTTGCACAACcatgtgaatgtatttattacCACTGAACCgcatgcttaaaaatggttataatggtcaattttatgttacatatatttttttactgcaataaaaaatcctgcaaaatttaaaaaattttttaaataaaggaattaggagtacctgggtggctccgtcgattaagtCTCCAGCtcctgactttagctcaggtcatgctatcacagttcttgagatcaagccccatgtcactgtcagcacagagcctgcttgggattctccctctccctttctttatctctctaccccccccccacaagataaacatttaaaaaaataaaggaatgaagtactattAAATGCAACAAACTGGATgagttttttttctgaaagatgtTCATTAAGTTTCTCAACATCTGCCATGCAGTACATACGTAGTTTCTGGAAATTAGCATCTAGAGCCTGTGAAAATACATTAGCGATAGCCATCGTGGGGATACTGTTTCTCCCCATCCTTACTCTAAACTGGTACACACCCAAGATCTTCCTCATGCCAGAATAAAGGCAGTGTTAGACCCaaaaatggaatgtttttgtTTCAGTGCTCCCTCTAAGATACAGTTCACTTACTGTTATATGTTTCTAGTGTTTGTGAAAGGAGTTAGCTTAAGAAACTAGGACTTTCAACATCCAGAAAGAGTTGACAGGGCAGGTTTGCCAGTGGTCTCTGGGCTGAGAGTGGCTTAGCCAGTCCTCTTCAGAATTGCTGTCAGAATCCATTCTGGAAACCATCAAGGAAGGCAGACTTCAAGTTGTTGTTTTGACTGACTTCTCTCCTTGGTAGGATCCTAAAGACTCCAGGACAGACATGGCTTTCATCCCTAACtacttctcctccttcttcttcttctccttctcctcctcctcctccttcttcttctcttcttcttcttcttcttcttcttcttcttcttcttcttctccttcttttcagggagagagtaagagagagcatGACCGGGGAAAGAGTAGAtgatctcaagcaggttccatgcccagagCAGAGACAAATGTGGGGCTTCgtctcatggctgtgagatcaggacctgagctgataaCAAGAgtcacaactgactgagccacccaggtggccctctaaTTCCTTTTTCAGTAGTACTAATTGAGGCGAGATTTAGGCCTGATGTCGTCTTCTGTATTCTTAAAGGTGTGGAAcgtggcaggggagggaggggaggcagtgagAGGAAATCCTTCTAATTGCACCCAGTTATCTCATGCTCCTGC
It contains:
- the LOC123601914 gene encoding sperm-associated acrosin inhibitor-like, producing the protein MSLFSSWIKAIFIIALAFPLHSETSLAPMPEARSMPQCGPYSDEQDYCTREWDPICANNGKTYGNTCAFCREKKKNGDEFDFVHFGYC